The following DNA comes from Enterobacter sp. SA187.
TCCCTCCTTGAGAGGTGATTATGTCCGGAGCAATTTGTTGCGGCACCTGGCAAAACCGTATCCTGCGCGGCGCATTCAGCACATTTTTATTCGTTACCGTTTTTGCACTTTCACGCTGGAACGCGCCTCGCATATATCGCTATGCGAGCCAGAAGGGAAGATGATGACGCGACAAATTGAATTATTCTCACATGATGATTTCGCTATATAAAACAATGGCTTTTTTTAAAATCTTCGGCAGGCTGAAAAATTAGCATATAAATAAATCTTGTCTTTTACGCGCTGTCTGTGATAACTCTTTAGGTATTCCTTCGAACAAGAAGCCAGAAAGTATATAAAATGACAGCCCTTCTACGAGTGATTAGCCTGGTCGTGATTAGCGTGGTGGTGATTATTATCCCACCGTGCGGGGCTGCACTTGGACGAGGAAAGGCTTAGAAATCAAGCCTTAACGAACTAAGACCCCCGCACCGAAAGGTCCGGGGGTTTTTTTATGACTTTAAAACATCCACGAGGAGCAAAGAATGAGTAGTAGCATAAAATTCTGTTCCTCACGATTTACGACGGGGAAGTAACTATGAATGGAGCACAGTGGGTAGTACATGCTTTGCGGGCACAAGGAGTTGAAACCGTCTTCGGTTATCCGGGTGGCGCAATTATGCCGGTTTACGATGCATTGTATGACGGCGGCGTGGAACACCTGTTGTGCCGTCACGAGCAGGGCGCGGCGATGGCGGCCATCGGTTACGCGCGCGCCACCGGTAAAACCGGCGTCTGTATCGCCACCTCCGGCCCTGGCGCGACTAATCTGATCACCGGCCTCGCCGATGCCTTACTCGATTCCGTTCCCGTTGTCGCCATCACCGGCCAGGTTGCTGCCCCGTTTATTGGTACCGATGCGTTTCAGGAAGTGGATGTGATTGGCTTATCGCTGGCCTGCACCAAACACAGCTTTCTGGTGCAGTCGCTGGATGAGCTGCCGCGCGTAATGGCAGAAGCTTTCCAGGTTGCCAGCTCGGGTCGCCCCGGCCCGGTATTGATCGACATCCCCAAAGACATCCAGCTGGCCTCCGGTCATCTTGAGCCGCATTTCTCTACCGTTGAAGCAGAAGAAACCTTCCCGCAGGACGACGTGGAGCAGGCGCGGCAGATGCTGGCGCAGGCAAAAAAACCAATGCTCTACGTCGGCGGTGGCGTGGGTATGGCGCAGGCGGTTCCCGCGCTGCGTGACTTTGCTACGGCTACTCAAATTCCGGTTGCCTGCACGCTGAAAGGCCTGGGCGCGGTTGAGGCGGATTATCCGTGGTATCTCGGCATGCTGGGAATGCACGGCACCAAAGCGGCGAACCTGGCGGTGCAGGAGTGCGATCTGCTGATCGCCGTGGGCGCGCGCTTTGATGATCGCGTGACCGGCAAGCTGAACACCTTTGCCCCACACGCCAGCGTCATTCATATGGACATCGATCCGGCGGAAATGAACAAGCTGCGTCAGGCGCATGTTGCCCTGCAGGGGGATTTAACCGCCTTGCTGAACGCCTTACAGCAGCCCCTGAATATCACCGAATGGCGTGAGTACACCGCTGATCTGCGCCGCGAACACGCCTGGCGTTACGACCATCCTGGCGAGGCGATTTACGCGCCGCTGCTGTTAAAGCAGTTGTCCGATCGTAAGCCAAAAGAGAGCGTGGTGACCACGGATGTAGGCCAGCACCAGATGTGGTCTGCGCAACATATGACCTACAGCCGCCCGGAGAACTTTATTACCTCCAGCGGGCTGGGAACCATGGGCTTTGGCCTGCCGGCGGCGGTCGGGGCGCAAATCGCCCGTCCGGATGATACGGTGATCTGTATCTCCGGTGACGGCTCCTTCATGATGAATGTTCAGGAGCTGGGCACCGTAAAACGCAAACAGTTGCCGCTGAAGATTGTCTTACTCGATAACCAGCGCTTAGGCATGGTTCGCCAGTGGCAGCAGCTGTTTTTCCAGGAGCGTTACAGCGAAACCACTCTGACCGATAACCCCGATTTCCTCATGCTGGCCCGCGCCTTTGGCATCCCCGGCCAGCACATCACCCGTAAAGACCAGGTTGAAGCGGCGATCGACACCCTGCTCGCAAGCGAAGGGCCTTATCTGCTTCATGTCTCAATCGACGAACTGGAAAACGTCTGGCCTCTGGTGCCGCCCGGCGCCAGTAACTCACAAATGCTGGAGAAATTATCATGATGCAACATCAACTTGCCGTGCAGGCCCGCTTTAATCCGGAAACATTAGAGCGCGTTTTACGCGTAGTGCGTCATCGTGGCTTCCAGATTTGTGCGATGAACATGGAAACCGCCGCCGATCCGCAGAACATAAATATTGAATTGACCGTTGCCAGCCCGAGGTCTGTCGAATTACTGTTTAGCCAGCTAAGCAAACTGGTGGACGTAGCTCGCGTCGAGCTCCAGCAACGTACAACGACATCACAACAAATAAGCGCCTGAGCGCAATAGGAAAGAAAATGACGACGAAAAAAGCTGATTACATTTGGTCCAATGGCGAGATGATTCGTTGGGAGGACGCGAAGGTTCACGTCATGTCCCACGCGTTGCACTACGGTACTTCCGTCTTCGAAGGCATCCGTTGCTACGACTCGCACAAAGGGCCAGTGGTGTTCCGCCATCGTGAACACATGCAGCGTCTGCGTGATTCAGCCAAAATTTATCGTTTCCCGGTCTCTCAAAGCGTTGATGAACTGATGGAAGCCTGCCGCGCGGTGATCCGCAAAAACAACCTGACCAGCGCCTATATCCGTCCGCTGGTCTTTGTTGGCGATGTCGGCATGGGCGTTAACCCGCCGGAAGGGTACAGCACCGATGTGATCATCGCGGCCTTCCCGTGGGGCGCATACCTTGGCGCAGAAGCGCTGGAGCAGGGCATTGACGCGATGGTCTCTTCCTGGAACCGCGTAGCGCCGAACACCATCCCGACTGCGGCAAAAGCTGGTGGTAACTATCTTTCTTCCCTGCTGGTGGGCAGCGAAGCCCGTCGTCACGGTTATCAGGAAGGGATCGCGCTGGATGTGAACGGCTATATCTCCGAAGGCGCTGGCGAAAACCTGTTTGAAGTGAAGGATGGCATTCTGTTTACCCCGCCATTCACCTCTTCCGCGCTGCCGGGCATTACCCGCGATGCGATCATCAAACTGGCGCTGGATCTGGGTATCGAAGTGCGCGAGCAGGTGCTGTCCCGCGAATCCCTCTACCTGGCTGACGAAGTGTTTATGTCCGGCACCGCCGCCGAGATCACGCCAGTACGCAGCGTCGACAAAATCCAGGTGGGCGAAGGCCGTCGCGGTCCGGTCACCACCCGTATTCAGCAAGCATTCTTTGGCCTCTTTACCGGTGAAACCGAAGATAAATGGGGCTGGCTGGATCAAGTTAATTCATAAGCATAATGACAGGGCGGCACGTACCGCCCTGAATACCTGACAGACGGGAGTAAATAAAGCATGCCTAAGTACCGTTCCGCCACCACCACCCATGGCCGTAATATGGCCGGCGCCCGCGCATTATGGCGCGCGACCGGCATGACCGACGACGATTTCGGCAAGCCGATTATTGCCGTGGTCAACTCGTTTACGCAGTTCGTGCCGGGCCACGTTCATCTGCGCGACCTGGGTAAACTGGTCGCAGAGCAGATTGAGGCCTCAGGCGGCGTCGCCAAAGAGTTCAATACCATCGCGGTAGATGATGGTATCGCCATGGGGCACGGGGGCATGCTTTATTCACTGCCATCACGTGAACTGATCGCCGACTCCGTGGAATATATGGTCAACGCCCACTGCGCCGACGCCATGGTCTGTATTTCCAACTGCGACAAAATCACCCCCGGCATGCTGATGGCGGCATTACGTCTGAACATTCCGGTGATTTTTGTTTCCGGCGGCCCGATGGAAGCCGGTAAAACCAAACTCTCCAATCAGATCATCAAACTGGATCTGGTGGATGCCATGATCCAGGGCGCAGACCCGAAAGTTTCCGACGAGCAGAGCGAGCAGGTCGAGCGCTCCGCCTGTCCGACCTGCGGCTCCTGTTCCGGCATGTTTACCGCCAACTCCATGAACTGCCTGACCGAAGCGCTCGGTCTGTCGCAGCCGGGTAACGGTTCCCTGCTGGCGACCCATGCCGATCGCGAACAGCTGTTCCTCAACGCCGGTAAACGCATTGTTGAACTGACCAAACGCTATTATGAGCAGGACGATGAAACCGCGCTGCCGCGCAATATCGCCAGCAAAGCCGCGTTCGAAAACGCCATGACGCTGGATATCGCTATGGGCGGCTCTACCAATACCGTTCTGCACCTGCTGGCGGCGGCGCAGGAAGCGGAAATTGACTTCACCATGACCGACATCGACAAACTGTCGCGTCATGTTCCGCAGCTGTGCAAGGTTGCCCCCAGCACGCAGAAATATCATATGGAAGACGTCCACCGTGCAGGCGGGGTGATCGGTATTCTGGGCGAGCTGGATCGCGCCGGGCTGATGCAGCGCGACGTGAAAAACGTCCTCGGTCTGACGCTGGCGCAAACCATTGAGCAGTACGACGTGATGGTCACCCAGGACGACTCGGTGAAAGAGATGTTCCGCGCCGGTCCGGCAGGCATCCGCACCACCAAAGCCTTCTCGCAGAATTGCCGCTGGGATACGCTGGATAACGATCGCGCCAACGGCTGCATTCGTTCTATTGAACACGCCTACAGCCTGGAAGGTGGCCTGGCGGTGCTGTACGGCAACTTCGCGGAAAACGGCTGTATCGTGAAAACCGCAGGGGTGGACGACAGCAACCTGACCTTTACCGGCCCGGCCAAAGTCTACGAAAGCCAGGACGATGCGGTAGAAGCTATTCTTGGCGGTAAAGTGGTGGCGGGTGATGTGGTCGTGATCCGCTACGAAGGGCCGAAAGGCGGGCCGGGTATGCAGGAAATGCTCTATCCGACCAGCTTCCTGAAATCCATGGGTCTGGGCAAAGCCTGCGCGCTGCTCACCGATGGCCGTTTCTCCGGCGGCACCTCCGGTCTTTCCATCGGCCACGTCTCCCCGGAAGCGGCCAGCGGCGGCAATATTGCGCTGATCGAAGATGGCGACATCATCGCCATTGATATTCCGAACCGTGGGATCCAGTTGCAGGTGAGCGATCAGGAACTGGCGGCCCGTCGTGAAGCACAGGAAGCGCGCGGTGCTGCTGCCTGGACGCCAAAAGCCCGTGAGCGTCAGGTTTCTTTCGCGCTGCGTGCCTACGCCAGCCTCGCGACCAGTGCAGATAAAGGCGCAGTGCGCGATAAATCGAAACTGGGAGGCTGATTATGGCCGAAGCCCAACCGCTGTCTGCCGCCCCTGACGGGGCGGAGTATCTCCGGGCGGTGCTGCGCGCACCTGTCTATGAAGCGGCGCAGGTCACGCCGCTGCAAAAAATGGAAAAGCTCTCTTCGCGGCTGGATAACGTCATTCTGGTGAAGCGCGAAGATCGCCAGCCGGTGCACAGCTTCAAGCTGCGCGGCGCATACGCCATGATGGCCGGGCTGACGGAAGCGCAAAAAGCGCAGGGGGTGATCACGGCCTCTGCAGGAAATCACGCTCAGGGCGTGGCCTTTTCGTCTTCGCGTCTCGGTGTGAAAGCGCTGATCGTGATGCCCGTCGCCACCGCCGACATCAAAGTCGACGCGGTACGGGCGTTCGGCGGCGAAGTGTTGCTGCACGGCGCGAATTTTGACGAGGCGAAAGCCCGGGCTATCGAACTGTCACAGCAGCAGGGTTTTACCTGGGTGCCGCCGTTTGATCACCCGATGGTCATCGCCGGTCAGGGCACGCTGGCGCTGGAGCTGCTACAGCAGGACGCGCATATCGACCGCGTCTTTGTGCCGGTCGGCGGCGGCGGGCTGGCGGCGGGTGTGGCGGTGCTGATCAAACAACTGATGCCGCAAATCAAAGTGATTGCCGTTGAAGCGGAAGATTCCGCGTGCCTGAAAGCCGCGCTGGACGCCGGGCATCCGGTTGATTTACCGCGCGTCGGGTTGTTCGCCGAAGGCGTGGCCGTCAAACGTATCGGCGATGAAACCTTCCGCCTGTGTCAGGAATATCTGGATGACATCATCACCGTCGACAGCGATGCCATTTGCGCGGCGATGAAAGATCTGTTCGAAGATGTACGTGCGGTGGCAGAGCCGTCCGGCGCGCTGGCGCTGGCGGGGATGAAAAAATACATCGCGCAGCACCATATTCGCGGTGAACGTCTGGCGCATGTGCTGTCCGGCGCGAACGTCAATTTCCACGGTTTGCGTTACGTTTCCGAACGTTGCGAGCTGGGGGAACAGCGTGAAGCCCTGCTGGCGGTGACCATCCCGGAAACCAAGGGCAGCTTCCTGAAATTCTGCCAGCTGCTGGGCGGACGTGCGGTAACGGAGTTCAACTACCGGTTTGCCGATGCCAAAGATGCCTGTATTTTTGTCGGCGTGCGCTTAAGCCGTGGGCTGGAGGAGCGCAAAGAAATTCTCGCGCTGCTGAATGACGGCGGTTACAGCGTGGTGGATCTGTCTGACGATGAGATGGCGAAACTGCACGTGCGCTATATGGTCGGCGGTCGCCCGTCGAAACCGCTTAAGGAACGGCTTTACAGCTTTGAGTTCCCGGAATCCCCCGGCGCGCTGCTGAAATTCCTGCACACGCTGGGGACGTACTGGAACATCTCGCTGTTCCACTACCGCAGCCACGGCACCGACTATGGCCGCGTGCTGGCGGCCTTTGAGCTGGGCGAGCATGAACCCGATTTCGAAACGCGCCTGAACGAACTGGGTTACGAGTGTCACGACGAAACCCACAACCCGGCGTTTCGGTTTTTCCTCGCGGGCTAATGTGTCGAGGTGCCTGATGGCGCTGCGCTTATCAGGCCTACAGGGGTGTAAAACGGTAAATCGCAGAAAACGTAGGCCGGATAAGGCCCTTGCGCCGCCATCCGGCGAAACCCACGCGCCAGACAGTAAATCGCAGGCCGGATAAGGTGCCCGCGCCGCCATCCGGCAAAATCTATGCGCCCGGCAAAATAGACCAGAACGCATTCACCAGCGGCTCATGCAGCCGCTTTTTTTGTGCGCACACGCCCAGCTCGAACGGCGTTCTCTCATCGCTGCGCTCCAGGATCATCACGCGGTTACGCACCGGCTCCGGGCTGTTTTCCAGCACCACCTCCGGGATCAGCGCCACGCCGCAGCCCAGCGCCACCATCGATACCATCGCCTCATGCCCGCCCACCGTGGCGTAAATCGACGGATTACTGATTTTTTGCCGACGGAACCACAGTTCAATACGACGACGCACCGGTCCCTGATCGGGCATGATAAAAGGCACCGTCGACCAGTCCGGCTCGGCAACGGACACCTGATTGCGCACCGGGCAGGGCAGCGCCGGGGCGATCAGCACCACCGCCAGATTTTCCAGCATTGAAAAGGCCACCGCGCCGGGCAGCGTTTCCGGTTTGCCCGCAATCGCCAGATCCGCCTCGCCGGTGACCACTTTGTCCATCGCGTCGGCGGCATCGCCGGTGGTCAGCTTGATTTCCACGGACGGGTGTTCGGCGCGAAAACGGTCGAGGATCGGCGGCAGATGGCTGTAGGCCGCCGTTACCGAACAAAACAGCTTAAGCTCGCCGGACAGCGATGGCCCCTGCTGATCGATGGTGTGGCGCAACTGCTGATACTGCAACAGCGTATGCTGCGCGAAGGTACGCAGCTCTTCCCCCGCTTCGGTCAGCGTCACGGTGCGGTTATCGCGCACAAACAGCGGCTGCCCCAGGTCTTCCTCCAGACGCTGGATCTGCCGGGAAAGGGTGGAAGGACTGACGTGCATGGCGCGCGCGCTGCGGCCAAAATGACGGCTTTCCGCCAGATGCAGGAAGATTTTCAGATCGCGTAAATCCATCGGGTCAGCTCCAGATTTTTACGTTGCGAATTATGCAACGTGACGTTGTTAATATATCAATTTCAGCAACGCATTTCCTGTCATATAGTGGGTTCATTCTCGCAATAACGCGAACCGAATAATAAGTACGACACAACATCACGAGGATCGACCATGGCTAACTACTTCAATACACTGAACCTGCGCCAGCAGCTGGCGCAACTGGGCAAATGTCGCTTTATGGGCCGCGATGAATTCGCTGACGGCGCAAGCTTCCTCCAGGGTAAAAAAGTGGTCATCGTCGGTTGTGGCGCGCAGGGTCTGAACCAGGGCCTGAACAT
Coding sequences within:
- the ilvM gene encoding acetolactate synthase 2 small subunit, which produces MMQHQLAVQARFNPETLERVLRVVRHRGFQICAMNMETAADPQNINIELTVASPRSVELLFSQLSKLVDVARVELQQRTTTSQQISA
- the ilvL gene encoding ilv operon leader peptide, coding for MTALLRVISLVVISVVVIIIPPCGAALGRGKA
- the ilvY gene encoding HTH-type transcriptional activator IlvY, whose amino-acid sequence is MDLRDLKIFLHLAESRHFGRSARAMHVSPSTLSRQIQRLEEDLGQPLFVRDNRTVTLTEAGEELRTFAQHTLLQYQQLRHTIDQQGPSLSGELKLFCSVTAAYSHLPPILDRFRAEHPSVEIKLTTGDAADAMDKVVTGEADLAIAGKPETLPGAVAFSMLENLAVVLIAPALPCPVRNQVSVAEPDWSTVPFIMPDQGPVRRRIELWFRRQKISNPSIYATVGGHEAMVSMVALGCGVALIPEVVLENSPEPVRNRVMILERSDERTPFELGVCAQKKRLHEPLVNAFWSILPGA
- a CDS encoding branched-chain amino acid transaminase yields the protein MTTKKADYIWSNGEMIRWEDAKVHVMSHALHYGTSVFEGIRCYDSHKGPVVFRHREHMQRLRDSAKIYRFPVSQSVDELMEACRAVIRKNNLTSAYIRPLVFVGDVGMGVNPPEGYSTDVIIAAFPWGAYLGAEALEQGIDAMVSSWNRVAPNTIPTAAKAGGNYLSSLLVGSEARRHGYQEGIALDVNGYISEGAGENLFEVKDGILFTPPFTSSALPGITRDAIIKLALDLGIEVREQVLSRESLYLADEVFMSGTAAEITPVRSVDKIQVGEGRRGPVTTRIQQAFFGLFTGETEDKWGWLDQVNS
- the ilvD gene encoding dihydroxy-acid dehydratase, translated to MPKYRSATTTHGRNMAGARALWRATGMTDDDFGKPIIAVVNSFTQFVPGHVHLRDLGKLVAEQIEASGGVAKEFNTIAVDDGIAMGHGGMLYSLPSRELIADSVEYMVNAHCADAMVCISNCDKITPGMLMAALRLNIPVIFVSGGPMEAGKTKLSNQIIKLDLVDAMIQGADPKVSDEQSEQVERSACPTCGSCSGMFTANSMNCLTEALGLSQPGNGSLLATHADREQLFLNAGKRIVELTKRYYEQDDETALPRNIASKAAFENAMTLDIAMGGSTNTVLHLLAAAQEAEIDFTMTDIDKLSRHVPQLCKVAPSTQKYHMEDVHRAGGVIGILGELDRAGLMQRDVKNVLGLTLAQTIEQYDVMVTQDDSVKEMFRAGPAGIRTTKAFSQNCRWDTLDNDRANGCIRSIEHAYSLEGGLAVLYGNFAENGCIVKTAGVDDSNLTFTGPAKVYESQDDAVEAILGGKVVAGDVVVIRYEGPKGGPGMQEMLYPTSFLKSMGLGKACALLTDGRFSGGTSGLSIGHVSPEAASGGNIALIEDGDIIAIDIPNRGIQLQVSDQELAARREAQEARGAAAWTPKARERQVSFALRAYASLATSADKGAVRDKSKLGG
- the ilvA gene encoding threonine ammonia-lyase, biosynthetic produces the protein MAEAQPLSAAPDGAEYLRAVLRAPVYEAAQVTPLQKMEKLSSRLDNVILVKREDRQPVHSFKLRGAYAMMAGLTEAQKAQGVITASAGNHAQGVAFSSSRLGVKALIVMPVATADIKVDAVRAFGGEVLLHGANFDEAKARAIELSQQQGFTWVPPFDHPMVIAGQGTLALELLQQDAHIDRVFVPVGGGGLAAGVAVLIKQLMPQIKVIAVEAEDSACLKAALDAGHPVDLPRVGLFAEGVAVKRIGDETFRLCQEYLDDIITVDSDAICAAMKDLFEDVRAVAEPSGALALAGMKKYIAQHHIRGERLAHVLSGANVNFHGLRYVSERCELGEQREALLAVTIPETKGSFLKFCQLLGGRAVTEFNYRFADAKDACIFVGVRLSRGLEERKEILALLNDGGYSVVDLSDDEMAKLHVRYMVGGRPSKPLKERLYSFEFPESPGALLKFLHTLGTYWNISLFHYRSHGTDYGRVLAAFELGEHEPDFETRLNELGYECHDETHNPAFRFFLAG
- the ilvG gene encoding acetolactate synthase 2 catalytic subunit, coding for MNGAQWVVHALRAQGVETVFGYPGGAIMPVYDALYDGGVEHLLCRHEQGAAMAAIGYARATGKTGVCIATSGPGATNLITGLADALLDSVPVVAITGQVAAPFIGTDAFQEVDVIGLSLACTKHSFLVQSLDELPRVMAEAFQVASSGRPGPVLIDIPKDIQLASGHLEPHFSTVEAEETFPQDDVEQARQMLAQAKKPMLYVGGGVGMAQAVPALRDFATATQIPVACTLKGLGAVEADYPWYLGMLGMHGTKAANLAVQECDLLIAVGARFDDRVTGKLNTFAPHASVIHMDIDPAEMNKLRQAHVALQGDLTALLNALQQPLNITEWREYTADLRREHAWRYDHPGEAIYAPLLLKQLSDRKPKESVVTTDVGQHQMWSAQHMTYSRPENFITSSGLGTMGFGLPAAVGAQIARPDDTVICISGDGSFMMNVQELGTVKRKQLPLKIVLLDNQRLGMVRQWQQLFFQERYSETTLTDNPDFLMLARAFGIPGQHITRKDQVEAAIDTLLASEGPYLLHVSIDELENVWPLVPPGASNSQMLEKLS